A genomic window from Anguilla rostrata isolate EN2019 chromosome 14, ASM1855537v3, whole genome shotgun sequence includes:
- the LOC135238833 gene encoding serine/threonine-protein kinase PLK2-like: MEILRTITYQPANNKMCDHALNKSCEIKRKKSEESGLVPPEMSRIVTDSTTGKCYCRGKVLGKGGFAKCYEFTDLTTNKLYAAKIIPHTRVSKPHQREKIDREIELHRVLHHKHIVHFFHHFEDKDNIYILLEYCSRRSLAHILKARKVLTEPEVRYYLRQIVSGMKYLHEQEILHRDLKLGNFFINESMELKVGDFGLAAKLEPLENRRRTICGTPNYLSPEVLNKQGHGCESDIWALGCVMYTMLLGRPPFETTNLKETYRCIREARYSMPTSLSPAAKLLISSMLSKSPEDRPNLDDILRHDFFSQGFTPDRLSVSCCHSAPDFHLSSPAKNFFKKAAAALFGTKKDKAKYYESLNKLTKEEEELYKLRHDLRKTSISQQPGKQASEDAKPLGVPAGKPVVLVKENNNNSNKQQIRNTIRMIVRGTLGSSSSSSSSECLEDSTMGSVADTVTRVLRGCLENMPEADDIPKENLGTGFQWVTKWVDYSNKYGFGYQLSDHIVGVLFNNGTHMSLLSDKKTVHYYAELGQCSVFSTADAPEQFINQVTVLKYFAHYMEENLMDGGDLPSVADTHKPTLYLLQWLKSDRALMMLFNDGTFQVNFYHDHTKIILCNQNEEYLLTYINEDRVSTTFRLSTMLMSGCSPDLRRRMEYALNMLLQRCG; this comes from the exons ATGGAAATACTCAGGACTATCACTTATCAGCCGGCGAATAACAAAATGTGCGACCACGCACTCAACAAATCCTGTGagattaaaagaaagaaatccgAAGAGAGTGGTCTCGTGCCTCCTGAAATGTCGCGGATCGTTACAGACTCTACAACTGGGAAATGTTATTGCCGTGGAAAAGTTCTTGGAAAG gGTGGGTTTGCCAAATGTTATGAATTTACAGATTTGACGACGAATAAGTTGTATGCCGCAAAAATCATTCCTCACACGCGCGTTTCCAAGCCGCACCAAAGGGAAAAG ATTGACAGAGAAATCGAACTGCACAGAGTCCTTCACCACAAGCACATCGTTCACTTTTTCCACCACTTTGAGGATAAAGACAATATTTACATCCTATTGGAATACTGCAGCAGACGG TCTTTGGCACACATTCTGAAGGCGCGCAAAGTGCTGACGGAGCCCGAGGTCAGGTACTACCTCAGACAGATCGTGTCTGGAATGAAGTACCTCCACGAACAGGAGATCCTACACCGGGACCTGAAACTAG GCAACTTTTTCATCAACGagtccatggagctgaaagtggGGGACTTTGGTCTGGCTGCCAAGCTGGAACCGCTCGAGAACAGGAGAAGGACAATCTGCGGGACCCCAAACTATCTGTCCCCCGAGGTCCTGAACAAGCAAGGGCACGGGTGCGAATCGGACATCTGGGCCCTGGGCTGCGTCAT GTACACCATGCTCCTGGGTCGGCCCCCGTTTGAGACCACCAACCTGAAGGAGACGTACAGATGCATCCGGGAAGCTCGGTACTCCATGCCCACCTCCCTGTCCCCCGCGGCCAAGCTGCTGATCTCCAGCATGCTCTCCAAGAGCCCGGAGGACCGGCCCAATCTGGACGACATCCTCAGGCACGATTTCTTCAGTCAG gGCTTCACGCCGGACCGTCTCTCCGTGTCCTGTTGTCACTCTGCGCCGGACTTCCACCTCTCCAGCCCCGCCAAGAACTTCTTCAAGAAGGCGGCGGCCGCCCTTTTCGGAACAAAGAAGGACAAGGCCAAGTACTACGAAAGCCTGA ATAAACTCaccaaagaggaagaggaactgTACAAGCTGCGTCACGACCTGAGGAAGACGTCCATTAGTCAGCAGCCCGGCAAGCAGGCCTCAGAG GACGCTAAGCCTCTGGGTGTCCCCGCCGGAAAGCCGGTGGTTCTGGTGAaggagaacaacaacaacagcaacaagcaGCAGATCCGCAACACCATCCGGATGATCGTCCGCGGGACGCTgggcagctccagcagcagcagcagcagcgaat GTCTTGAAGACAGCACCATGGGGAGTGTGGCTGACACGGTCACCAGAGTGCTGAGAGGCTGCCTGGAGAACATGCCGGAAG CCGACGACATTCCCAAGGAGAACCTGGGCACCGGCTTCCAGTGGGTGACCAAATGGGTGGACTACTCCAACAAGTACGGCTTCGGCTACCAGCTGTCGGACCACATCGTGGGCGTGCTCTTCAACAACGGCACGCACATGAGCCTGCTCTCCGACAAGAA gacaGTCCATTACTACGCAGAGCTGGGACAGTGCTCCGTCTTCTCCACAGCGGACGCCCCTGAGCAGTTCATCAACCAGGTCACCGTCCTCAAATACTTTGCCCACTACATGGAGGAAAACCTGATGGAT GGTGGGGATCTGCCGAGCGTAGCCGACACCCACAAGCCGACGCTCTACCTCCTGCAGTGGCTGAAGTCCGATCGCGCACTGATGATGCTCTTCAACGACGGCACGTTCCAG GTGAACTTTTACCACGACCACACCAAGATCATCCTGTGCAACCAGAACGAGGAGTACCTGCTGACGTACATCAACGAGGACCGCGTGTCGACCACCTTCCGGCTGAGCACCATGCTGATGTCGGGCTGTTCGCCCGACCTGCGCCGCAGGATGGAGTACGCCCTCAACATGCTTCTGCAGCGGTGCGGCTGA